Proteins from a genomic interval of Poecile atricapillus isolate bPoeAtr1 chromosome 1, bPoeAtr1.hap1, whole genome shotgun sequence:
- the ISCA2 gene encoding iron-sulfur cluster assembly 2 homolog, mitochondrial, whose protein sequence is MPLCACNTLAEAAHRPQPVPVPPPRPPPPRCRPAVGAAAPSRRGRTSAMAAGRGWAGMAAPAALRRSWMLVLGGGTSRCSASPISGRALPRPPARPARPAVSLLRWASSFSEPGPTESGPSEGQIFLSESCVKRLLEIAEGSEFLRLQVEGGGCSGFQYKFSLDTVINPDDRVFEQGGARVVVDVDSLAFVKGSMVDFSQELIRSSFQVVSNPQAEKGCSCGTSFSVKF, encoded by the exons ATGCCTCTGTGCGCCTGTAACACGCTCGCCGAGGCCGCGCACCGCCCACAGCCAGTCCCGGTGCCACCGCCTCGGCCACCGCCGCCCCGGTGCCGCCCCGCTGTGGGCGCGGCCGCTCCCTCCCGCCGCGGCCGCACTTCCGCCatggcggcggggcggggctgggctggcatgGCGGCGCCGGCGGCGCTGCGGCGCTCGTGGATGTTGGTGCTGGGCGGCGGGACGAG CCGGTGCTCCGCTTCCCCGATCTCAGGCCGAGCGCTGCCGAGGCCCCCGGCCAGACCTGCCCGCCCAGCTGTCTCCCTGCTGCGCTGGGCGTCGTCCTTCTCCGAGCCGGGCCCCACGGAGAGTGGCCCCAGCGAAGGACAGATCTTCCTCAGCGAGAGCTGCGTGAAG aGACTCCTGGAGATCGCAGAAGGATCAGAGTTTCTCAGGCTGCAGGTGGAAGGAGGTGGCTGCTCTGGCTTCCAGTACAAGTTTTCCTTGGACACAGTTATCAATCCTGATGACAG AGTGTTTGAACAAGGTGGTGCCCGTGTGGTTGTGGATGTGGACAGCCTGGCCTTTGTGAAAGGATCCATGGTGGATTTCAGCCAAGAGCTGATCAGAAGCTCCTTCCAGGTGGTGAGCAACCCCCAAGCAGAGAAGGGTTGCTCATGTGGGACTTCCTTCTCTGTCAAATTCTGA